In a genomic window of uncultured Sphaerochaeta sp.:
- a CDS encoding oligosaccharide flippase family protein yields the protein MDSNARVRKVSINAATNYFRFFFTMVVSFWLIPFIINNLGAEAYGLWNLSFSIIGFFSLLDFGFGLGVVKWTGETSATGEIDYRNHMLSTIFYVYVSIAVGGMLLLGIFSFFYPTLFSIDSGVAPEAVAVLLILGIRSLVIQIPLSLFKGALFGQQEIHLTNIIQILGTMIYALTVWIALSMGKGIVWLASMNCLAFLIENLAYVYFAYRNVKGLRLSPKLVRKKDFREAMGFSIYSFLTTIAGLVLFQTDAIIIQLFFGLELVGFYAVAIKVTEYAFLLTKQLVNVLTPLISELKAKQETDTIRYLLIDLSKYIMATGFLIAGSVYVFGEDLLVLWVGESYAAVTVPLWLLITSFVVAVPELVASNVLTMTGYHRFSAVSASLSTFINITVSLALIKPLGLTGVALGTVVSSAVVSGIVVPAKAARAYGFPFSRYLSRVYLPAAFPTLLLVGAGYGMKFFFSVDSLWDMMFMAIPGILVYVVVFWSLFTDKAIKEKVKAKLLHSPKR from the coding sequence AACTACTTCCGCTTCTTCTTCACCATGGTCGTCTCCTTCTGGCTCATCCCCTTCATCATCAACAATCTCGGAGCTGAAGCGTATGGCCTGTGGAATCTCTCCTTCTCCATCATCGGCTTCTTCTCCCTCCTCGACTTCGGCTTTGGGCTGGGGGTGGTCAAATGGACCGGGGAAACCAGTGCCACCGGGGAAATCGACTACCGCAACCACATGCTCAGCACCATCTTCTACGTGTATGTCTCCATTGCCGTGGGGGGTATGCTTCTCTTGGGGATCTTCTCATTCTTCTACCCCACACTCTTCTCCATTGATTCGGGTGTTGCCCCTGAGGCTGTGGCGGTCCTGCTCATCCTGGGCATCCGCTCCCTCGTCATCCAGATCCCCTTGAGCCTCTTCAAAGGGGCCCTCTTCGGTCAACAGGAAATTCACCTGACCAACATCATCCAGATCCTGGGCACCATGATCTATGCACTCACCGTCTGGATCGCCCTCAGCATGGGAAAGGGCATCGTGTGGCTGGCAAGCATGAACTGCCTGGCCTTCCTGATTGAAAACCTGGCGTACGTGTACTTTGCGTACCGCAATGTCAAAGGGCTGCGCCTCAGCCCAAAACTAGTGAGAAAAAAGGATTTCCGTGAAGCAATGGGCTTCAGCATCTACTCCTTCCTCACTACCATCGCCGGCTTGGTGCTCTTTCAGACCGACGCCATCATCATCCAGCTCTTCTTCGGCCTTGAACTGGTCGGCTTCTACGCCGTTGCCATCAAGGTAACCGAGTACGCCTTCCTGTTGACCAAGCAGCTGGTGAACGTCCTCACCCCCCTGATAAGCGAATTGAAAGCCAAGCAAGAGACCGATACCATCCGCTACCTGCTCATCGACCTCTCCAAATACATCATGGCCACCGGGTTTCTCATAGCCGGCAGCGTCTATGTCTTCGGTGAAGACCTCCTGGTGCTCTGGGTCGGAGAGTCCTATGCAGCCGTTACCGTTCCCCTCTGGCTTCTCATCACCTCCTTTGTGGTGGCAGTCCCTGAACTGGTCGCCTCAAACGTGCTGACCATGACCGGGTACCACCGGTTCAGCGCTGTCTCGGCCAGCCTTTCCACCTTCATCAACATCACGGTCAGTCTTGCTCTCATCAAACCGCTCGGGCTGACCGGTGTTGCTTTGGGGACGGTGGTCTCCAGTGCTGTGGTCAGCGGAATCGTGGTGCCTGCAAAGGCGGCACGAGCGTACGGCTTCCCCTTCTCCCGCTACCTCTCCCGCGTGTACTTGCCCGCAGCGTTTCCCACCCTCCTTCTGGTTGGGGCAGGATACGGAATGAAGTTCTTCTTTTCAGTCGATTCGCTGTGGGATATGATGTTCATGGCAATCCCCGGAATCTTGGTGTATGTAGTTGTCTTCTGGAGTCTCTTCACCGACAAAGCGATCAAGGAGAAGGTGAAAGCCAAACTGTTGCATTCCCCGAAACGATAA